Part of the Kitasatospora sp. NBC_00374 genome is shown below.
GCCTCGGCCAGCAGCCGCCAGATCTCCGCCGCCAGATCCATGTTGGAGGCCCGGCGGGCGTCCTCGCCCAGCTGCTTGAGCCGGGCGAGCCCGCGGGCCTGGTGGCCCTCGCCGATCAGCAGCAGGCTGTCGAGGGCGTGCAGCCGGATCTGGTCCCGGTAGCTCAGCATCAACTGGTCCCGGTCCAGGCGGTCGAGGAAGCCCCGGGCCGCGACGCGGTCCCCCTCGGCGAAGGCCAGGTGCGCCTGCAGCGTCAGCAGCTCCTGCTCCTGGACGGGCGTGCCGACGAGCGACAGTGCCGTCTGCGCCTCCGCGAGGTACGTGCGGGCCGGTGCGGTGAGGGCGGGCCGGGACTGCAGCGACAGCGAGGCCGCGGCCAGCCGCAGCCGCGCCCACAGCGTGAGGTCGTCACGGCTGTCCAGTGCCTGCGTGGCCTGCCCCAGGTAGGCCCGTGCGCTCTCGTCGTCCCCGAGCCGGGAGTGGACCGTGGCCGCCGACCACAGCGCCTCGGCACGCCGGGTGTTGTCCGGGACGTCCGCCACCAGGTCGAGCAGCTCCTGCACGTGCGCGCGGGCGTCCGGAAGCCGGCCGGCCTCCGCCTCGGTCGCGACCAGCGCCGCCAGCGCGTTCCCGGTGTCGACGGCGGACAGCTGCGCCTCCTTGGCCTCCCGGTAGGTGCGCGCGGCCAGCTCCAACGCCCGGGACGCCTCGCCCGCCGACCTGAGGCACCGCGCGAACCAGGTCCTGGACCGGCACTGGAGCGCGGGCAGCCCGAGCTCGTCGGCGAGCTCGCACAGCTGCTCCAGGGCGGCGAGCTCCTCGGTGCGCTCACCGCGCCGGTGCCAGTACTTGACGATGAGCCACAGGGCCTGCCAGCGCAGCAGGGGGTCCTCGTCGCCCGCCCCCGCGAGCACGTCGATAAGCTCCTCGACGGCCGCGTCGTTGTCCGTCGTCGCCGCCATGCTCAGAGCCTGGGTGAGGGAACCACCGACCGGCCGGGTGTCGAAGGCCGAGCGGTCCACCCCGAGCTGCGCGGCCAGGTAGCTGACCACACGCTCGGTGGGCTGGCGTGCGCCGGACTCGAGACGGGACAGATACCCCGTGGAGATCTCGTCGCCCGCCAGAGCTGCCTGGGAAAGCCCCTGCTGCTGCCTCAGGAACCTGAGGCGCGACCCGAAGGACGACGTTGATGTCATGCAAGTCCCGCAATCATTCCGGGCGGGACACGCGTCGTGTCCCGCCATAGTCTTCGCCGCGCCCCCATTCGTGGCATCTGCGTTGTCAATATAGTGCCACGAAGGACTGGATGTGGGCACCGTCCAGCGCGAGAATCTTGGCAACTTTTGGCAAGTCACTTGTCAATTCGGATGCGATCATCTTAGGTTTACGGCGTACCAACCGGGCAACTACCGTCGCCCGCAACGCCATCCACGCCACCCGTGCCAGCGTCCGGGCCACACCTGGAGACCTCATGCCCAAGCACCTGCAGCTGCTCCTGACCGCCGCGATCCTGTCCTCCGCCGTGACCACCCTGCCGCTCGAAACGAAATCCGACATCGACTGGCCGACCCCCCGACCCACGACCACCACCACGACCGTGACCGCCCCCGACGCCGGCTCCGCGGGAGACATCGACTGGCCCTGACCCTCACCCCGACCACGCGGCCCCACCCCGACCGGGTCCGCCGGCGCAGGCACACTCCCGCCCTCGCCGGCACACCGCCCGAACCGAGGAGTGCGCATCCGCTCCGCCGATGGTCCACCCGCACCTCGGGCCCATGACGCGGCACGCACGGCAGGACCCGACCCTGCCCGTACCGACGGCTGCCACCGCTCCAACCGGCAGGCCGGCCATCGGCGTCGGGCGAGCGTCGGACTGTGGGCGGGTCGGACTGTGGGCGGAGAGGGCAGGATTCGAACCTGCGCGGGCCCGAGGGCCCTGCTCGGCCGTTGCCGGCCAGGCACCCGATCAGCCGCTCCGGGCACCTCTCCCCCGCCACGGGAACCCGTTTCCGGCACTCCCTGACGTGCCCTCAGGATGACGAGGCGCCCTGACCGGGCACTGACACCCGGCTGACCCCGGCCGACACCCGAGCAGCGGCCGTATGACTTCCGTAAGCACGTCGAGGCCGCTGCGGAGGGCATCCAGGCGGTCAGATGGACGGGTGGAAGAAAACACCCCTCCCCCGCACCGCAGGCCGTACGACCTCCCGCTCCCCACCCCGCCGGACGCCCTCCGGCGCGGGCCGCTGCGCGAGGGGACGTTCGGCTCCGCGCTGCACGAGCCCCGCACGGCCGTGGTGCTCGGCAGGTGGCTCGGCGCGGCGCTGCTCACCTGCTTCCTGACGGGCCTGTTCAGCCATCTCGTCCAGGAGGGGCCAGGCTGGCTGCCGAGCCGGCCGGTGAACGGGTACCGGGTGACCCAGGGGCTGCACGTGATCAGCGGGATCGCCGCGATCCCGCTGCTGGCCGCGAAGCTCTGGGCGGTCTACCCGAAGCTGTTCGAGTGGCCGCCGGCCCGCAGCGTGCTGCACGCGCTGGAGCGCCTCGGGATCGCCGTGCTGGTGGCCGCGATGCTGCTGGAGCTGTTCACCGGCCTGTTCAACACCCTGCAGTGGTATCCGTGGCCGTTCCCGTTCCGGCAGACGCACTTCTGGCTGGGCTGGCTGGCCACCGGCGGACTGCTGCTGCACGTCGCCGCCAAGGCCCCGCTGGTCGCCGCGCACTGGCGGCGGGTCAGGCCGGGTCTCGCCCAGCGGCGGGCCTTCCTGACGGCGGTCGCCGCCTCGGTCGGCGCGGTCACCCTGACCACGGCCGGGCAGAGCGTCCCGTGGCTGCGGGTCACCGACCTGTTCGCGCCGCGCCGCCCGGACCTCGGCCCGCAGGGCCTGCCGGTGAACCGCACCGCCGTCCAGGCCGGCACCGCGACCGTACCCGCCGACTGGCGGCTGGCGGTGGACGGCCCGCGACCGCTCGCCCTCTCCCTCGCCGACCTCGCCCGACTCCCCCAGTACGAGGCCGAGTTGCCGATCGCCTGTGTCGAGGGCTGGAGCGCCTCGGCCCGCTGGACGGGTGTCCGCGTCCGTGACCTGCTGGAGCTCGCCGGCGCCCCGGCCGGCGCCCGGGTGCGGATCACCTCGCTGGAGGCCGACGGCCCGTACCGGGTGACGGACCTGCCCGCCGCGCATGCCCGCGACCCGCTCACCCTGCTCGCCCTGCGGGTCAACGGCGAGGTGCTGGACCCCGACCACGGCTACCCGGCGCGGATCATGGCTCCCAACCGGCCCGGCGTCCTGCAGACCAAGTGGGTCGCCCGGATGGAGGTGCTGTGATGCGGACGCTGCGCGCCGTCCTCGTGCTCGCCGGCCTCGCGCTGACCGGCTACGGCCTCTACGGGCTGCTCACCGACCATTTCGTCCAGCACCCCCTGGAGATCGCCGAGTGGGCGGTCGGCGGTCTGCTCCTCCATGACGGCCTCTGGGTGCCGCTGATCTGCGTGCTCGGCGCCACCCTCGCCCGCAGCACCCCCGTCCGCACCGGCCTGGTCCTGGCCGCCGCCGTCACCGCCGTCGCCCTCCCCGCCGTCCTGCGGGCCGGTGTCGACGGCGGCAATCCGACCGTCCTGCCGCTCCCCTACCTGCGCAACTGGCTCCTGGCGCTGGCGGCGATCGCCGTCGTGGCCACCGTCTGGGCCCTGATCGGCCGACGCCGCAGGCGTGCCGGGTGATCCCGGTCCGGGGCCGCCGTCACGAGGCCGGGCGCGGTGGCGGAGCACCGGTTCCGGCGTGGCCGCCGTCCCTGGGCGGCCGGTGCGCCACCGGCAGGTGGCCCGCCTTCCGGTGGTACTCGACGGTGAGGAGGAGCACGCGCGTCAGGGTCTGTTCCCACGCGGCCATCCCGCTCTGCCGCAGCAGCGTGCGCGCCGCCATGGCGTCGATGCCGGCCTGGACGGTGTAGGTCTGCGGGTCGCCCACCGAGGCCAGGCCCGCGAGGGCCTTCAGGCAGTACCGCATCAGGTCCGCCGCCCTGGGAGGCGACGCGTAGATCAGAGCCCTGCCCAGCGCGACGGCCTCGTCGAAGGCGCGCCGTGCGGGGAACGACGTCCCGTCGGGGAACGTCACCGGTACGAAGCTCCACAGCTCGGCGGCCGTCTCCTCCAGGCGGCTGACCGCGCGGGCCCGCAGGACGGCGCCGGTCCGCTCGACCGTCCTCGTCGCGGGAAGCCGGGAAAAAGGGCGCATGGAGGTTCCTCCTCAAGGATCACGGTGGTCTCACCTCGGCCCGGGGCGGCCCCTCCTCCGGATGACGGGAGGCCGTGGGCCGATGGTACGAGCGGTACGAGGCCGGTCGGCCGGCCGTGAAGCAGCCCTAACGGTCGCCTAAGGTTGCGCTCACCTTCGGCCGGCCGCTGCGTTTAGCCGAGCCTTAGGGGTAGCTGCGGGGCAGCTGAGCACGCCGGATCCGGCCCTGGGACGGTCGTACGATCGCGGTGTCGATCCGACGGTGACGAGGTGTTCCGTCGGCGACACGCGGGCTTCGGGCAGCACCCCACTGCCGACCGGGTCCTGCCCGCCGCAGGTGGGACGGCCCGGCCTCGCCGTCCCACCGCCCCGCCGGTGGGCGCGGCCGTCGATCCCCTGTCCGGTCGACGGCCGCGCCCACCCCTCCGCGCCGCCGCCCCGGCCAGGTTGATGGGGCGTCAGGCCCCTGCCCCGTCGGTGGCGACCACACGGCCGGGGTCACCGTCGCCGGTGGGCCGGCTGCTCAGGTGACGCTCCAGGTCTGGTTCGCCTGGTGGTAGCCGCAGTACCACAGCTGGACCATGGTGCCGCTGGAAGTGCGGCCGTTGTAGACGTCCAGGCACAGGCCGGACCTCACGTCGACCAGGGCACCGCTGACGCCCGTCCGCCACAGCTGCCGGCCGTCCCTGGTGCAGGGCCACACGTGCACCGGTGTCCCGGGTTGGACGCCGCCGTTCCACGGCGCGAGGCACGCGCCACCGCGGTCGCGGACCTCGCCGGCCTGGGTGAGGGTCCACTGCTGGTCCCGGTCGGCGTCGCAGTCCCGGATGTCCACCCGGGTCTGGCCGCTGACGGTCAGGCAGCGTCCGGAGGCCGCGCTCACCAGCACTCCGTCGAGGTCCGGGCTCACCGTGGGTGAGGGCGAGGGCCTCGGGGTGGGCGAGGGAGAGGGCGACGGCGCGGCCGTCGGCGTGGCGCTGGGGGTCGGCGAGGGTGTGGACGGGGCGACGGTCGGCGACGGCGAGGCCGTGGGTGTCCAGGTCGAGGGCAGCAGCGGCCCGGCGATCGGCGCGGTCAGGGCGTCCGGTGTGGTGACGACGGCCAGCACGCCGACGGCCGCCGTGGTGGCCACCAGCCCGGCGGCCAGCATGCCGATGACCTGAGGCGCCCTCAGCCAGGGCTCGACCACCGGACGCAGTCTCCGCCGGTCGACGCGCGGCCGGGCCCGGGCGGAGTCCTGGGGTGCGGACGCCGTCCGCTGCACGGGCACCCGCACCGGGGGCTGCCCGCAACGGCAGCCCTGCGCCTGGCCGTTCCGCTCGCATGCCGCGCACCGCGATGCAGCCTTCATGGCACCACCCCTCTGTCGCGGAAACCAGGCGCCACCATCGCGGTCGCACCATCCTGCCGCCTCTTGCCGTCGGTCGGGCCGCCGCCGGCGCACGTCGGACCTCCCGCACAGGAGATCCGGCCGAATGCCGGTAATAACGGAAAGTACCGGCCGGACCGGTCGGTCGTCACCAGGCGGGCTCAGGACTGCCGGCGCAGCCGACGGCTCTCCGCGGCGCGGCGGCGCCGGTGGCCCCAGGAGGCGGCGAGGCCGCGGTCCGGGTCGGGGGCGAGGCCGAGGACCACCTCGACGTGCGCTCCGCCGAGCCGGCTGCGCCGTAGCCGTACGTGGCCTCTGGTCGCGTTCGCGGCGCTGTGCGCGATGTCCAGGCCGAGGCCGGTCGACCCGCCCGTACTGGCGCCCCGGGACACCGCGCCGTCCGGGTCGGCGATGCCGGGCCCCGCGTCCTCGACCACCAGGACGACGCTCTGCGCGGTCCGCCGTACGCTCACCCCGAAGGCCGTGCCCTGCGGGGTGTGCCGGAAGACGTTGCCGACCAGGGCGTCCACGACGGCGGCCAGGTCGTCCTCCGGCAGCGGGACGGAGGTCGGCTCGTCGGTGGCGGCGAAGGCGCAGGCCCGGCCCTGCTGCTCGGCGAGCATCGACCAGAAGCCGACCCGGCGGCCGGCCACCTCGGCGACCCGGCAGGACGCCGACGGCCCGGCCGCCACCGGGCCCGCCTTCCCGGGCTCGGGCGCCGTCACCCGCGTGGACAGCGGTGTCTGGGCCGCGCGGATGATCGAGTCGAGTTCGGACTCCAGCTGGCGGACGGCCGCCCCCAGCTGGGCCGAACCGGGGACCGGCCCGATCCGCTCGGACGCGACGGTCAGCGCCATCAGCGGTGTCCGCAGCCGGTGCGAGAGGTCGGCGACCAACTCCCGCTCGCTCGCCAGCAGCTGGGACACCCGGTCCGCCATCACGTTGAACGCCACGCCGGCCTCGTACAGTTCGCTGGGGCCGGCCGGCTCCACCCGTACGGCCAGGTCTCCGGCGCCGAGGGCGGTGGAGGCCCGGGACAGGCCGCGTGAGGCCCCGACCATCCGGGAGCCGAGGCGGTCGGCCACCACGACCGAGGCGATCACCAGGCAGACGGCCAGCAGCCCCATCACCGTCCAGGCCCTGGTCACCCCGCGGGTCAGCTCGGCCTGCGGCACGAACTCCTCCACCACCGCGACCCGGCCGCCGTCCAGCAGCACGGGTTGCAGGTAGGCCCACCCGCCGGGCACGTTGCCCGCGGTGGACTTCCGGTCCGTCACGGCCCGGGTGAGCATCTCCTCGGGGGCGTGCGTCTCGCCGACGACCTGACCCTCCGGCAGGTGCACGCACGGCCGCTCGCCCCGGGGTATGCCGGACACCGCCAGCGCCAGCTCCCCCGGCTGGGAGGAGAGGACCATGGCCGGCAGCACCGCCACCGCCCGCCGCTCGGCGACGATCGTCGCCTGGGTCTCCACCTGGGTGCGCACCAGCAGGCCGAGCGGGATCAGGAAGGACACGGCCACCATCGAGGTGACCACCAGGGCGACCATCGCGAGTGTGGCCCTCACCGCGGCGACACCAGCTTCACCCCGACACCCCTGACGGTGTGCAGGTAGCGGGGCGTCGACGCCCGTTCACCGAGCTTGCGGCGCAGGCACGACAGGTGCACGTCGACGGTCTGCTCGTCCACGTACGGCAGGCGCCACACCTCGGCCAGCAGCTGCCGTTTGGAGACCACCCGCCCGGCGTTCCTCGCCAGGAACTCCAGCAGGTCGAACTCGCGCCGGGTCAGGGCCAGTTCCCGGCCGGCGAGCTGGGCGGCGCGCGCCGTCGGATCGATCCACAGCTCGCCGACGACCAGCGGCGCGGTGCCGGCGGCGGCACCGCCGTCGGGGCCGCCGCCGAGCCCGGCCGCCCCGGTCTGCACGGCGCTGCGGCGCAGGACGGCCGCGAGCCGGGCGACGAGCTGCCCGGCGGAGAACGGCTTGACCAGGTAGTCGTCGGCGCCGGCGTTGAGCAGCTTGATGATCTCCCGGTCGTCGGAGCGGGCGGTCGCCACCAGGACCGGCACCTGGGACAGCCCGCGGATCATCCGCAGCGCGTCGGCGCCGTCCAGGTCGGGCAGTCCGAGGTCGAGCACCACCGCGTCCGGCTGCCACTGCGTGACCTCCCGCAGAGCGCCGAGGGCGTCGGGGGACGTACGCACGACGAGCCCGTGCGCGGTCAGTTCGTCCAGCAGGTAGGTACGGATGATCGGGTCGTCTTCGACGACGAGCACGGACGTCATGGCGGACACCGTAGCGGACCGTCCGGCCGGCCCCCAGCCCCGCCAACTGCGCGAACGCACCGGGCGGGCCCGGCGGCCGGGGCGGCGGGCCGGAGGTCAGCGGAACCTCAGGGCAACGTTAGGGGAGTCTGAGCACCGCGGATCGACTGCCGGGCAGCCCGTACGATCAGTCGCAGCGGCATGCACCGTGGCAACTCACCGCCCGAACCGGCGTCATCACTCGACGGGCCGGAACCCGTCCAGGGCGTGCGAGCAGACACAGTCCCGGGCGGCCGGCAGCCCTTCGAAGGCCGCGAACAGGACGGTCCGCAGCCGGTCGACGTTGCGGCCGAAGACCGCCAGCACCTCGGCGTGGGTGACGCCCTCCCCGGTCTCGACACCCGCGTCCAGATCGGTGACCAGGGCCAACGAGGTGTAGCAGAGGCCGAGTTCGCGGGCCAGGACGGCCTCCGGGTGGCCGGTCATGCCGATCACCGACCAACCGTTCCCGGTGTACCAGCGGGACTCTGCGCGGGTGGAGAAGCGCGGCCCCTCGATGACCACCAGGGTGCCGCCGTCCACCGCCTCCCAGCCGCTGTCCCGCGCGGCGGCGAGGGCCGCGCGCCGGCCGTCCGGGCAGTACGGGTCGGCCATCGACACGTGCACCACCTCGGGCACCGTCCCGTCCGGGAGCGGCAGCCCGTCGTAGTAGGTCTGTACCCGGCCGGTCGTCCGGTCGACGAACTGGTCCGGCACGACGAGCGTCCCCGGCCCGTACTCGGGGCGCAGCCCGCCGACCGCGCACGGGCCGAGCACCTGCCGTACGCCCAGCGAGCGCAGCGCCCAGAGGTTGGCCCGGTAGTTGATCCGGTGCGGTGGCAGGGTGTGGCCGCGGCCGTGGCGCGGGAGGAAGGCGACGGTGCGCCCGGCCGCCTCGCCGACGAAGAGCGAGTCGCTGGGCGGCCCGTACGGGGTGTCGACGGTGACCTCGGTGACGTCGTCCAGCAGCGCGTACAGCCCGGAGCCGCCGATCACGCCGAGTTCGGCCCGTACGGGGGCTTCTGATTGCGAGTCGGCCATGGGGCTCTCGTCCTTCCCTGGGTGGGTACTGCGGCCCGGTCGGGACGCCGCCACCAGCCTATGAGCCGCCCGGCCCGGAATCAGGCCGGGAACCTTACGGTTCGCGTACGGCGCCGCGTACAGTGACACCCCGGACGGACAGGAGTGACCACGTGGACAGACAGGCTGCGGTACCGCGGGCCGGCGACCACCAGGCCCTGGCGTGGCGGGTGCGGCCCACGTCGCCGAGCGCCGCGGTGCTGGTGCTGCACGGCGGCCAGGTGGCCGGTCTGCGTGCGCCCGGGCCGGTCAACCTTCCGGGCCTGCGGATGCGCGGATTCACCTGCGCCGTGGAGCGGGCCACCGCGGGCGCGGACGTCGCGGTCGGGACGGTCCGCTACCGCTGCCGGGGCTGGAACGGCGACCGGGCGGACGCCGCCCGGGACACCCTGGCCGCGCTCTCCGACCTCGCGGAGGAACTCGGCCCGGTGCCGACCGTACTGATCGGCCACTCGATGGGCGGCCGGGCCGCACTGCGGGCCGCCGGCCACCCGTGCGTGACCGGCGTGGTCGCGCTGGCCCCCTGGTGCCCCGAGGACGAACCCTGCGAGCACCTGTCGGACCGGCGGCTGCTGATGCTGCACGGTGACCGGGACCGGGTGACGGCCCCCGCCGACACCCTGGTCTTCGCCGGCCGGGCCCGCGCGGCGGGCGCCCAGGTCGCGGGCTACCGGGTCGAGGGCAGCGGGCACACCCTGCTGCGCCGGGCCGGCGACTGGCACCGGGCGGCGGCCCGGCTCACCGCCGGGCTGCTGGGCCTGGCCGAACTGCCCGCGGAGGTGGCCGCCGCGCTCGCGCTGCGCTCGCCGCTGGAGGGCGGGCTCCAACTGCCGCTGGCGGCGGCCGGCCACCGCTGACCCTCACGGTTTGCGGGCGACCCCGGCGTAGCAGGAGGCCTCGATGTCGGTCGAGGCCGCGGCCCGCTCCTCGTCGTCCGGCTGCCACCGGTGGGCCGGCACTATGCCCGGGTCGAGCAGCTCCCAGCCGTCGAAGAACCGGGCGATCTCCGCACGCGTGCGGGCCTGGACGGCGGTGCCGGCCGCCCGGTAGGTGTCGGTGACCCGGGCGATGCCGGCCGGGTCGAAGTCCGGGGTCGCGTGCGAGATGGCCAGCGTGCTGCCCGACGGCAGGGTCGCCTTGAAGTGCTCGACGATCTCGTGGGCGCCGCGCTCGTCGGGGACGAAGTGCAGCAGCGCGTTCAGACTGAGCGCGACCGGGCGGTCGAGGTCGAGGGTGTCGAGCAGTTCCGGCGCCTTGAGCAGCGCGGCCGGGTCGGTCACGTCGGACTGGACGTAGGCGGTCCGGCCGAGGGGGTGGCTCTGCAGCAGGGCCCGCGCGTGCGCCAGCACGATTGGGTCGTTGTCCGTGTAGACCACCCGCGCCTCGGGGCGTTCGCCCTGGACCACCTCGTGCAGGTTCGGC
Proteins encoded:
- a CDS encoding alpha/beta fold hydrolase, with the protein product MDRQAAVPRAGDHQALAWRVRPTSPSAAVLVLHGGQVAGLRAPGPVNLPGLRMRGFTCAVERATAGADVAVGTVRYRCRGWNGDRADAARDTLAALSDLAEELGPVPTVLIGHSMGGRAALRAAGHPCVTGVVALAPWCPEDEPCEHLSDRRLLMLHGDRDRVTAPADTLVFAGRARAAGAQVAGYRVEGSGHTLLRRAGDWHRAAARLTAGLLGLAELPAEVAAALALRSPLEGGLQLPLAAAGHR
- a CDS encoding SAM-dependent methyltransferase gives rise to the protein MADADGMVDLELDRAHSARMYDYFLGGKTNFPADREAAAQAIEAFPSAPTAARINRRFMHRSTRLLARLGLAQFLDVGTGIPTSPNLHEVVQGERPEARVVYTDNDPIVLAHARALLQSHPLGRTAYVQSDVTDPAALLKAPELLDTLDLDRPVALSLNALLHFVPDERGAHEIVEHFKATLPSGSTLAISHATPDFDPAGIARVTDTYRAAGTAVQARTRAEIARFFDGWELLDPGIVPAHRWQPDDEERAAASTDIEASCYAGVARKP
- a CDS encoding ATP-binding protein, whose translation is MRATLAMVALVVTSMVAVSFLIPLGLLVRTQVETQATIVAERRAVAVLPAMVLSSQPGELALAVSGIPRGERPCVHLPEGQVVGETHAPEEMLTRAVTDRKSTAGNVPGGWAYLQPVLLDGGRVAVVEEFVPQAELTRGVTRAWTVMGLLAVCLVIASVVVADRLGSRMVGASRGLSRASTALGAGDLAVRVEPAGPSELYEAGVAFNVMADRVSQLLASERELVADLSHRLRTPLMALTVASERIGPVPGSAQLGAAVRQLESELDSIIRAAQTPLSTRVTAPEPGKAGPVAAGPSASCRVAEVAGRRVGFWSMLAEQQGRACAFAATDEPTSVPLPEDDLAAVVDALVGNVFRHTPQGTAFGVSVRRTAQSVVLVVEDAGPGIADPDGAVSRGASTGGSTGLGLDIAHSAANATRGHVRLRRSRLGGAHVEVVLGLAPDPDRGLAASWGHRRRRAAESRRLRRQS
- a CDS encoding ricin-type beta-trefoil lectin domain protein → MVEPWLRAPQVIGMLAAGLVATTAAVGVLAVVTTPDALTAPIAGPLLPSTWTPTASPSPTVAPSTPSPTPSATPTAAPSPSPSPTPRPSPSPTVSPDLDGVLVSAASGRCLTVSGQTRVDIRDCDADRDQQWTLTQAGEVRDRGGACLAPWNGGVQPGTPVHVWPCTRDGRQLWRTGVSGALVDVRSGLCLDVYNGRTSSGTMVQLWYCGYHQANQTWSVT
- a CDS encoding molybdopterin-dependent oxidoreductase; this encodes MEENTPPPHRRPYDLPLPTPPDALRRGPLREGTFGSALHEPRTAVVLGRWLGAALLTCFLTGLFSHLVQEGPGWLPSRPVNGYRVTQGLHVISGIAAIPLLAAKLWAVYPKLFEWPPARSVLHALERLGIAVLVAAMLLELFTGLFNTLQWYPWPFPFRQTHFWLGWLATGGLLLHVAAKAPLVAAHWRRVRPGLAQRRAFLTAVAASVGAVTLTTAGQSVPWLRVTDLFAPRRPDLGPQGLPVNRTAVQAGTATVPADWRLAVDGPRPLALSLADLARLPQYEAELPIACVEGWSASARWTGVRVRDLLELAGAPAGARVRITSLEADGPYRVTDLPAAHARDPLTLLALRVNGEVLDPDHGYPARIMAPNRPGVLQTKWVARMEVL
- a CDS encoding response regulator transcription factor translates to MTSVLVVEDDPIIRTYLLDELTAHGLVVRTSPDALGALREVTQWQPDAVVLDLGLPDLDGADALRMIRGLSQVPVLVATARSDDREIIKLLNAGADDYLVKPFSAGQLVARLAAVLRRSAVQTGAAGLGGGPDGGAAAGTAPLVVGELWIDPTARAAQLAGRELALTRREFDLLEFLARNAGRVVSKRQLLAEVWRLPYVDEQTVDVHLSCLRRKLGERASTPRYLHTVRGVGVKLVSPR
- a CDS encoding S-methyl-5'-thioadenosine phosphorylase; this translates as MADSQSEAPVRAELGVIGGSGLYALLDDVTEVTVDTPYGPPSDSLFVGEAAGRTVAFLPRHGRGHTLPPHRINYRANLWALRSLGVRQVLGPCAVGGLRPEYGPGTLVVPDQFVDRTTGRVQTYYDGLPLPDGTVPEVVHVSMADPYCPDGRRAALAAARDSGWEAVDGGTLVVIEGPRFSTRAESRWYTGNGWSVIGMTGHPEAVLARELGLCYTSLALVTDLDAGVETGEGVTHAEVLAVFGRNVDRLRTVLFAAFEGLPAARDCVCSHALDGFRPVE
- a CDS encoding helix-turn-helix domain-containing protein, which encodes MTSTSSFGSRLRFLRQQQGLSQAALAGDEISTGYLSRLESGARQPTERVVSYLAAQLGVDRSAFDTRPVGGSLTQALSMAATTDNDAAVEELIDVLAGAGDEDPLLRWQALWLIVKYWHRRGERTEELAALEQLCELADELGLPALQCRSRTWFARCLRSAGEASRALELAARTYREAKEAQLSAVDTGNALAALVATEAEAGRLPDARAHVQELLDLVADVPDNTRRAEALWSAATVHSRLGDDESARAYLGQATQALDSRDDLTLWARLRLAAASLSLQSRPALTAPARTYLAEAQTALSLVGTPVQEQELLTLQAHLAFAEGDRVAARGFLDRLDRDQLMLSYRDQIRLHALDSLLLIGEGHQARGLARLKQLGEDARRASNMDLAAEIWRLLAEALEHTEKPGTAA